In Actinoplanes derwentensis, the following proteins share a genomic window:
- a CDS encoding response regulator yields the protein MSEIRVVLADDQSLVRAGITALLTGDRSGIVVAGEASDGSAAVALVRRIRPDVVLMDIRMPGTDGIAATRAIRADSGCRDVAILMLTTFDTDDEVLGAMRAGADGYLLKDTAAEPLRTAVRAAARGEPVLSPSVTRQVMGHAAASPQPVDDPRLARLTARETEVLAALANGDDNTAVARELSLSPETVRTYVHRILTKMNAASRAQLVAIAHRSGLAATHRRR from the coding sequence GTGAGTGAAATCCGGGTGGTGCTTGCCGATGACCAGTCGCTGGTTCGGGCGGGGATCACCGCGCTGCTCACCGGGGACAGGAGCGGGATCGTGGTGGCCGGGGAGGCCTCCGACGGGTCGGCCGCTGTCGCGCTGGTTCGCCGGATCCGGCCCGACGTCGTCCTGATGGACATTCGGATGCCGGGGACCGACGGCATCGCCGCCACCCGGGCGATCCGCGCCGACTCCGGCTGCCGGGACGTGGCGATCCTCATGCTCACCACCTTCGACACCGACGACGAGGTGCTCGGGGCGATGCGGGCCGGTGCTGACGGGTACCTACTCAAGGACACCGCGGCGGAACCCCTACGGACCGCGGTCCGCGCCGCCGCCCGCGGCGAACCGGTCCTCTCCCCAAGCGTGACCAGGCAGGTCATGGGACACGCGGCGGCGTCACCACAGCCGGTCGACGACCCACGCCTGGCCCGGCTCACCGCCCGCGAAACCGAAGTGCTGGCGGCTCTCGCGAACGGTGACGACAACACGGCCGTCGCCCGCGAGCTGTCACTGAGCCCCGAGACAGTCCGGACGTACGTCCATCGGATCCTCACCAAGATGAACGCCGCGAGCCGGGCGCAACTCGTCGCCATCGCCCACCGCTCCGGCCTGGCCGCGACCCACCGCCGCCGGTGA
- a CDS encoding TetR/AcrR family transcriptional regulator, translating into MTASERFAGTGYHRTSLAQIAEAVGVTEGGLLYHFPSKRHLLLAVAEHRIETIAGWWSELSPRATFGEVLDALVATTGRFLQQPGLIELSVLAVAEAADPSGPAHEVFAARYREAVGGLAAAFGRCAERGELAPDVDCVALARECIAVSDGLQLQWVLTAGDLDLAAAIRHHVDRVARSAASPTASAASPTANAASPSASGLASQ; encoded by the coding sequence GTGACCGCTTCCGAGCGCTTCGCCGGCACCGGCTATCACCGCACGTCACTGGCGCAGATCGCGGAGGCAGTGGGGGTGACCGAGGGTGGTCTGCTCTACCACTTCCCGTCGAAGCGTCACCTGCTGCTGGCGGTGGCCGAGCATCGCATCGAGACCATCGCCGGATGGTGGTCGGAGCTGAGCCCGCGGGCGACCTTCGGCGAGGTCCTCGACGCGCTGGTCGCCACCACCGGCCGGTTCCTCCAACAGCCGGGCCTGATCGAACTGTCAGTGCTGGCGGTGGCGGAGGCGGCCGACCCGTCGGGGCCGGCGCACGAGGTGTTCGCCGCGCGCTACCGGGAGGCGGTCGGCGGGCTGGCGGCGGCGTTCGGCCGTTGCGCGGAGCGTGGCGAACTGGCCCCCGATGTCGACTGTGTGGCGCTGGCCCGCGAGTGCATAGCGGTGAGTGACGGCCTGCAATTGCAGTGGGTGCTCACCGCCGGCGACCTAGACCTGGCCGCCGCCATCAGGCACCACGTCGACCGGGTGGCGCGCAGCGCCGCGAGCCCAACCGCCAGCGCTGCGAGCCCAACCGCCAACGCTGCGAGTCCGAGCGCCAGCGGATTGGCGTCGCAGTAG
- a CDS encoding ABC transporter permease: protein MSNTPAAADSRSPGTEDTAVAVLQPDTAAKAFVGRSPGQLAWIRLKRDRTAFASFIIVVFFILIALFAPVISRLYGVTATEGFSDKLTYQGLPTGYLGGISGDHWLGLEAGIGRDLFMQLIFGMRTSLIIAFLSAIISIVLGVVLGIVSGYFGGWVDQSLTWFTDFMLAFPFLVFALAIIPIINTASYDVGEEVPGSFRIAVIIGVFALFGWMTTARLVRGQILSLREREYVEAARAAGAGSAHILFKQLLPNIWAPILVSFSLALPGFIAAEAALSFLNIGVVEPTPDLGRLVYYGRQWLGTPDWAYFLIPASTVFVAVLAFNLLGDSLRDALDPKSSK from the coding sequence ATGAGCAACACCCCGGCCGCCGCCGACTCCCGCTCACCAGGCACCGAGGACACGGCGGTAGCGGTTCTCCAGCCCGACACGGCGGCGAAGGCATTCGTCGGCCGGTCACCGGGCCAGCTCGCGTGGATCCGCCTCAAGCGGGACCGGACCGCGTTCGCCAGCTTCATCATTGTCGTCTTCTTCATCTTGATCGCGCTGTTCGCGCCGGTGATCTCCCGGCTGTACGGAGTAACCGCGACCGAGGGCTTCAGCGACAAGCTGACCTACCAGGGACTGCCGACCGGCTACCTGGGTGGCATCAGTGGCGACCACTGGCTCGGCCTGGAAGCCGGCATCGGCCGTGACCTGTTCATGCAGTTGATCTTCGGCATGCGGACCTCGTTGATCATCGCCTTCCTGTCCGCGATCATCTCGATCGTGCTCGGTGTCGTGCTCGGCATCGTCTCCGGTTACTTCGGTGGCTGGGTCGACCAGAGCCTCACCTGGTTCACCGACTTCATGCTGGCGTTCCCGTTCCTGGTCTTCGCGCTGGCGATCATCCCGATCATCAACACCGCCTCCTACGACGTGGGGGAAGAGGTGCCGGGCTCGTTCCGGATCGCGGTGATCATCGGGGTGTTCGCGCTCTTCGGCTGGATGACGACGGCTCGCCTGGTTCGCGGCCAGATCCTGTCGCTGCGCGAACGTGAGTACGTGGAGGCGGCCCGTGCCGCCGGCGCCGGCAGCGCGCACATCCTGTTCAAGCAGCTCCTGCCGAACATCTGGGCGCCGATCCTGGTCTCCTTCTCTCTGGCTCTGCCTGGCTTCATCGCCGCCGAGGCAGCTCTGTCGTTCCTTAACATCGGTGTCGTGGAGCCCACGCCCGACCTCGGCCGGCTGGTCTACTACGGCCGGCAGTGGCTGGGTACCCCGGACTGGGCCTACTTCCTGATCCCCGCATCGACCGTGTTCGTCGCGGTCCTCGCGTTCAACCTGCTGGGCGACTCGCTTCGTGACGCTCTTGACCCGAAGTCCTCGAAGTGA
- the dinB gene encoding DNA polymerase IV yields the protein MILHADLDSFYASVEQRDDPALRGRPVLVGGGVVLAASYEAKAFGVRTPMALARARALCPHAVVVPPRMAAYSAASKAVFEVFRDTTPLVEPISIDEAFLDVDGLRRIRGDPEAIARRLRADVRSRTGLAITVGVARTKFLAKVASGVGKPDGLLVVPPGGELEFLHPLPVERLWGVGPVTAAKLRERQIHTVGHVARVGEAALVAMLGGNAGHHLHALAHNRDPRRVETSRRRGSIGAQSALGRAVSRSPAEVEAVLGALVDRVTGRMRRAHRAGRTITLRLRFGDFQRVTRSRSLLTATMGTGVVLRTAVDLLREAWPMVIVRGLTLVGVAVSNLDGDGAVQMELPFEEPRADGLDAAVDSVRDRFGSTALRRAAMVGRELHPSVPLLPD from the coding sequence ATGATTCTTCATGCCGACCTGGACTCGTTCTACGCCTCGGTCGAGCAGCGCGACGATCCTGCGCTGCGTGGCCGGCCGGTGCTGGTCGGCGGCGGAGTGGTGCTCGCCGCCTCCTACGAGGCGAAAGCGTTCGGGGTCCGGACTCCGATGGCTCTCGCCCGGGCCCGGGCGCTCTGCCCGCACGCCGTGGTGGTGCCACCCCGGATGGCGGCCTACTCGGCGGCCAGCAAGGCGGTCTTCGAGGTCTTCCGTGACACCACACCGCTCGTCGAGCCGATCTCGATCGACGAGGCGTTCCTCGACGTCGACGGCCTGCGACGGATCCGGGGTGACCCGGAGGCGATCGCCCGGCGGCTGCGGGCCGACGTGCGCTCACGGACCGGGCTGGCGATCACGGTCGGCGTGGCCCGCACCAAGTTCCTGGCCAAGGTGGCCAGCGGAGTCGGCAAACCCGACGGGCTGCTGGTCGTCCCACCCGGCGGTGAGCTGGAGTTCCTGCACCCGCTGCCGGTGGAGAGGCTGTGGGGTGTCGGCCCGGTCACCGCCGCCAAGCTGCGGGAACGGCAGATCCACACGGTCGGGCATGTGGCCCGCGTCGGTGAGGCCGCGCTCGTCGCCATGCTCGGCGGCAACGCCGGCCACCACTTGCACGCGCTCGCCCACAACCGGGACCCACGCCGGGTCGAGACCAGCCGGCGGCGCGGGTCGATCGGGGCGCAGAGCGCGCTCGGCCGGGCCGTCTCCCGCAGTCCCGCCGAGGTCGAGGCCGTTCTCGGAGCGCTGGTCGACCGGGTCACCGGGCGCATGCGGCGGGCCCATCGGGCCGGGCGGACGATCACGTTGCGACTGCGGTTCGGCGATTTCCAGCGGGTCACCCGGTCCCGCAGCCTGCTCACGGCCACCATGGGGACCGGTGTGGTGCTGCGGACCGCCGTCGATCTACTGCGCGAGGCCTGGCCGATGGTCATCGTCCGGGGCCTGACCCTGGTCGGAGTGGCGGTCAGCAACCTCGACGGCGACGGCGCGGTCCAGATGGAGCTGCCGTTCGAGGAGCCACGAGCCGACGGCCTGGACGCGGCGGTCGACAGTGTGCGTGACCGGTTCGGCTCGACCGCCCTGCGCCGGGCCGCGATGGTCGGCCGGGAGCTGCACCCGTCCGTTCCCCTGTTGCCCGACTGA
- a CDS encoding family 78 glycoside hydrolase catalytic domain: MTRVEHLDHAFGIGERRPRLSWRLPPEAARQLAYQIRTTNGHSLDTRARDARTTDDHFVDGQTADGPDPAGRDTAGMNSDGPDTAGRDTASPGSDVVDTGWVADAGHILVDWPFAPLKSAEHVSWQVRVRTELGDSDWSGPCSLETGLLEPGDWTASWIRPAETDIPPAGQRPAHDLRGIVTCPETVTRARLYATAHGLYEVFLNGQRVGDQELTPGFTQYTVRLQVQTYDVTALLRPGDNEIVVRLSDGWFRGQVGLLRSADQWGGRTAFLAQLHADGTIIGGTDSTWTTLPSPIRTADLIEGQTSDLGPLPTFEAPTSSPQPTSDRATRTPRPSAEQPTRTPQPAAEAPTHAAQPAAGVSTHAPQPPTGVPTRAPQPSAGMPVEVATEIGFGGLVGVVAPPVRRVQELSPVAVTFPAAGRQVVDLGQNINGWVRLTGLAGVTGQITLTHGESLGPDGDVDTGHLAPDMPFLPQPLSAGQVDRVTPAGADTFEPRHTTHGFRYVRVEGGPAQVTGIVVHTDLRRTGWFTCSDERVNRLHEAALWSFRGNACDIPTDCPTRERAGWTGDWQVFSPTAAFLYDVAGFSTKWLRDLAADQWDTGVVANMSPCPPAEGRHGPLGGWNGSAGWGDAAVIVPWSLYQAYGDERILAEQWPSMVAWLDHVERAAAGGHHPARKPDPHLWDTGFHWGEWLIPGEQIGDMREYQARDKADVATAYFFRSAALMARIAGVLGRTGEAAGYTALAAAVRAAWQAEFIGADGTIRPDTQHNLVRALAFGLLPEHLTQAAADRLAELIRAAGTHLATGFLSTADLLPVLADHGHADVAYELLLQDSEPSWMVMLDRGATTVWEWWDGVDAAGRPRDSLNHYSKGAVAGFLHRYTAGIRVGAPGYRDFRIEPVPGGGITSASAGHDSPYGRICSSWRLADGRLDLEVEVPPGTSAEVVLPSSVQVVGPGTHRFEHAY; the protein is encoded by the coding sequence ATGACCCGCGTCGAACACCTCGATCACGCCTTCGGCATCGGCGAGCGACGACCCCGTCTGTCCTGGCGACTGCCCCCTGAAGCTGCCCGCCAGCTCGCCTATCAAATCCGCACCACCAACGGCCACTCCCTCGACACCCGCGCCCGCGACGCCCGCACCACCGACGACCACTTCGTCGATGGTCAGACTGCCGACGGCCCGGACCCGGCGGGCCGAGACACCGCAGGCATGAACAGCGACGGCCCGGACACCGCAGGTCGGGACACCGCCAGCCCGGGCAGCGATGTCGTGGACACCGGGTGGGTCGCTGACGCCGGCCACATCCTGGTCGACTGGCCGTTCGCGCCGCTCAAGTCGGCGGAACACGTCAGTTGGCAGGTCCGGGTGCGCACCGAACTCGGCGACAGCGACTGGTCCGGACCGTGCTCGCTGGAGACGGGCCTGCTCGAACCCGGTGACTGGACCGCGAGCTGGATCCGGCCCGCCGAGACCGACATCCCGCCTGCGGGGCAGCGACCGGCCCACGACCTGCGCGGCATCGTCACCTGCCCGGAAACCGTCACGCGGGCCCGGCTCTATGCCACCGCGCACGGCCTCTACGAGGTCTTCCTGAACGGGCAGCGCGTCGGCGATCAGGAGCTGACGCCCGGCTTCACCCAGTACACGGTGCGGCTCCAGGTGCAGACCTACGACGTGACAGCACTACTTCGGCCAGGCGACAACGAGATCGTCGTACGCCTCTCCGACGGCTGGTTCCGCGGCCAGGTAGGCCTGCTCCGATCCGCCGACCAGTGGGGCGGCCGAACCGCGTTCCTGGCCCAGCTACACGCCGACGGCACCATCATCGGCGGCACCGACAGCACCTGGACGACCCTGCCCTCCCCGATCCGCACGGCCGACCTGATCGAAGGCCAAACCTCGGACCTCGGCCCACTGCCCACTTTCGAAGCGCCCACCTCCAGCCCACAGCCCACCAGCGACAGAGCCACCCGCACACCACGCCCCTCCGCCGAGCAGCCCACTCGCACTCCGCAACCTGCTGCCGAAGCGCCTACTCACGCAGCGCAGCCTGCTGCCGGGGTGTCCACCCACGCACCGCAACCTCCTACCGGAGTGCCCACCCGCGCACCGCAACCTTCGGCCGGGATGCCCGTCGAGGTCGCGACTGAGATCGGGTTCGGTGGGCTGGTCGGGGTGGTGGCTCCGCCGGTGCGCCGGGTCCAGGAGCTGTCGCCGGTGGCCGTCACCTTCCCGGCGGCCGGGCGGCAGGTCGTCGACCTGGGGCAGAACATCAACGGCTGGGTACGCCTCACCGGGCTCGCCGGTGTGACCGGGCAGATCACCCTGACGCACGGGGAATCGCTCGGGCCGGACGGCGACGTGGACACCGGACATCTCGCGCCGGACATGCCGTTCCTGCCGCAGCCGCTGTCGGCCGGGCAGGTCGACCGGGTCACCCCGGCCGGTGCGGACACCTTCGAACCGCGGCACACCACCCACGGGTTCCGTTATGTGCGGGTCGAAGGCGGGCCCGCCCAGGTCACCGGCATCGTGGTGCACACCGACCTGCGCCGGACCGGCTGGTTCACCTGCAGCGACGAGCGGGTGAACCGGCTGCACGAGGCGGCACTGTGGAGTTTCCGCGGCAACGCCTGTGACATCCCCACCGACTGCCCGACCCGGGAACGGGCCGGCTGGACCGGTGACTGGCAGGTCTTCTCGCCGACCGCGGCCTTCCTGTACGACGTCGCCGGTTTCAGCACCAAATGGCTGCGTGACCTGGCCGCCGACCAGTGGGACACCGGTGTGGTGGCGAACATGTCACCGTGCCCGCCGGCTGAGGGCCGGCACGGGCCGCTCGGTGGCTGGAACGGGTCGGCCGGATGGGGTGACGCGGCGGTGATCGTCCCCTGGTCGCTGTATCAGGCTTACGGTGACGAGCGGATCCTCGCCGAACAGTGGCCGTCCATGGTGGCCTGGCTGGATCACGTGGAGCGCGCGGCCGCCGGCGGACACCACCCCGCCCGGAAACCGGACCCTCATCTGTGGGACACCGGTTTCCACTGGGGTGAGTGGCTGATCCCCGGCGAACAGATCGGGGACATGCGCGAATATCAGGCTCGGGACAAGGCCGACGTGGCCACCGCTTACTTCTTCCGCTCGGCCGCGCTGATGGCCCGCATCGCCGGAGTCCTCGGCCGCACCGGGGAGGCCGCGGGTTACACGGCACTCGCCGCCGCGGTGCGTGCCGCCTGGCAGGCCGAGTTCATCGGCGCCGACGGCACGATCCGGCCGGACACTCAGCACAATCTGGTCCGGGCGCTGGCCTTCGGTCTGCTTCCCGAGCATCTGACCCAGGCGGCCGCCGACCGGCTCGCCGAACTGATCCGGGCCGCGGGCACGCACCTGGCCACCGGTTTCCTCTCCACCGCCGACCTGCTGCCGGTGCTCGCCGACCACGGGCACGCAGATGTCGCCTACGAACTGCTGCTCCAGGACAGCGAGCCGTCGTGGATGGTGATGCTGGACCGGGGTGCGACCACGGTCTGGGAGTGGTGGGACGGGGTGGATGCCGCCGGGCGGCCACGGGACTCGCTCAACCATTACTCGAAAGGTGCGGTCGCCGGGTTCCTGCACCGTTACACCGCTGGGATCAGGGTCGGGGCGCCCGGCTATCGCGACTTCCGGATCGAGCCGGTGCCGGGTGGCGGGATCACCAGCGCCTCGGCCGGCCACGACAGCCCGTACGGCCGGATCTGCTCTTCCTGGCGGCTCGCGGACGGGCGCCTGGATCTGGAGGTGGAGGTGCCGCCGGGCACGTCGGCCGAGGTCGTGCTGCCGTCGTCGGTGCAGGTGGTGGGGCCGGGAACCCATCGCTTCGAACATGCGTACTAA
- a CDS encoding carbohydrate-binding protein translates to MDQPSPNIYRTKSWKTRQRALIALGVLGLVVIGYAIGRWQDDTPAVALPPAPVVSPASNSSASASPGAASPASDESPSPSASASAIEYAVLQAESAAELSGVETEDTSDEGGGKNVGWINRDDHLRFDNFDFGSVPATKAAIRVASASSATGRLQIRLDSRDSEPVGEISVSNTGDWQNWRTDTAVLAPVTGVHTVFITFTSDDGTELVNLNWLRFQH, encoded by the coding sequence GTGGACCAGCCATCCCCGAACATCTACCGCACCAAGTCCTGGAAGACCCGGCAGCGGGCGCTGATCGCGCTCGGTGTCCTCGGTCTCGTCGTGATCGGCTATGCGATCGGTCGCTGGCAGGACGACACTCCGGCGGTAGCGCTTCCGCCCGCACCTGTTGTCTCCCCCGCTTCCAACTCCTCGGCTTCTGCCTCTCCAGGTGCTGCCTCCCCAGCTTCTGACGAGTCGCCGTCTCCGTCCGCCTCTGCCTCCGCGATCGAGTACGCGGTGCTCCAAGCCGAGTCGGCGGCCGAGCTCTCCGGGGTGGAGACCGAGGACACCAGCGACGAGGGCGGCGGCAAGAACGTCGGGTGGATCAACCGGGACGACCATCTGCGGTTCGACAACTTCGACTTCGGCTCGGTGCCGGCCACCAAGGCCGCGATTCGGGTGGCGTCCGCTTCCAGCGCCACCGGACGGCTCCAGATCCGGCTGGACAGCCGGGACAGCGAGCCGGTCGGCGAGATCTCGGTGAGCAACACCGGGGACTGGCAGAACTGGCGCACCGACACCGCCGTGCTGGCCCCGGTGACCGGGGTACACACCGTCTTCATCACGTTCACCTCGGACGACGGCACCGAACTGGTCAACCTGAACTGGTTGCGGTTCCAGCACTGA
- a CDS encoding ABC transporter substrate-binding protein has translation MRRRFGALPIGVLAVALVASGCSETTNDADGGNQQTVVQTGSIATDPADSLGPAKAVDGATKGGTVKLLHAAEFEHLDPQKIYVSDALSMATQYARTLTGYKEDGTGALKLVGDLATNAGEDVNGDCKVWKYTLKDGLKFEDGTPITGADVAYGISRSFDPEWGVGPTYIQQWLTGAVEYNTTYKGPFLSAGAEVPGLKAEGNVITFTFPQAQCETPFAVAMPTTAPVPKAKDTKGDYDRKPVSSGPYMIKEHAYDQFIDFVRNPNWDPATDPIRNAYPDGIRVEFGIDAEAGANRVVADAADDQAAFIWANVPAAVLSKTNTPEVKERVEAGASQYVEYTWINTARVTDLKVRQALNYAVDRDAIIKVRGGVDQFGSTIISPTIAGYENFNAYDGGQSGNAEKAKELLGGKTIKLTYAFPNVPVRQQMAAKTKEVYAKAGIELVLTPLDPATYYDSVGTKGNQYDLIRGGWGADWPSASTVIPALLDGRTIRDKGNQNLAYFNDATINAEIDRIKGLKATESAAEWAKLDKKIMTEFAPLIPQYYIGNYEIHGSKIGGTFLSDSYGHMTLNTMFVKP, from the coding sequence GTGCGACGCAGATTCGGAGCGCTGCCCATCGGCGTTCTGGCGGTTGCCCTTGTTGCCAGCGGTTGTTCGGAGACCACGAACGACGCTGACGGCGGCAACCAACAGACCGTGGTGCAGACCGGCTCGATCGCGACCGACCCGGCGGACTCGCTTGGTCCGGCCAAGGCGGTTGACGGTGCCACGAAGGGTGGCACCGTCAAGCTCCTCCACGCGGCGGAGTTCGAGCACCTCGACCCCCAGAAGATCTACGTCTCGGACGCGCTGTCCATGGCGACCCAGTACGCCCGTACCCTGACCGGGTACAAGGAGGACGGCACCGGCGCGCTGAAGCTGGTCGGCGACCTCGCCACCAACGCGGGCGAGGACGTCAACGGCGACTGCAAGGTGTGGAAGTACACCCTGAAGGACGGCCTGAAGTTCGAGGACGGCACGCCGATCACCGGCGCTGACGTCGCCTACGGCATCTCGCGCTCGTTCGACCCGGAGTGGGGCGTCGGCCCCACCTACATCCAGCAGTGGCTGACCGGTGCGGTCGAGTACAACACCACCTACAAGGGCCCGTTCCTGAGCGCCGGCGCCGAGGTGCCCGGTCTCAAGGCCGAGGGTAACGTGATCACCTTCACGTTCCCGCAGGCCCAGTGCGAGACCCCGTTCGCGGTGGCCATGCCCACCACGGCGCCGGTCCCGAAGGCCAAGGACACCAAGGGCGACTACGACCGCAAGCCGGTCTCGTCCGGTCCGTACATGATCAAAGAGCACGCGTACGACCAGTTCATCGACTTCGTGCGTAACCCCAACTGGGACCCGGCCACGGACCCGATCCGTAACGCGTACCCGGACGGTATCCGGGTCGAGTTCGGCATCGACGCCGAAGCTGGCGCCAACCGGGTCGTCGCCGACGCCGCTGACGACCAGGCCGCCTTCATCTGGGCGAACGTCCCGGCCGCGGTGCTGTCCAAGACCAACACTCCTGAGGTCAAGGAGCGCGTCGAGGCCGGCGCGTCGCAGTACGTCGAGTACACCTGGATCAACACCGCCCGGGTCACCGACCTGAAGGTGCGCCAGGCGCTCAACTACGCCGTCGACCGTGACGCGATCATCAAGGTGCGCGGTGGTGTCGACCAGTTCGGCTCGACCATCATCTCGCCGACCATCGCGGGCTACGAGAACTTCAACGCCTACGACGGTGGCCAGAGCGGCAACGCCGAGAAGGCGAAGGAACTGCTCGGTGGCAAGACCATCAAGCTGACCTACGCGTTCCCGAACGTGCCGGTCCGGCAGCAGATGGCGGCGAAGACCAAGGAGGTCTACGCCAAGGCCGGTATCGAGCTGGTTCTGACCCCGCTCGACCCCGCGACCTACTACGACAGCGTCGGCACCAAGGGCAACCAGTACGACCTGATCCGTGGTGGCTGGGGTGCTGACTGGCCGTCCGCCTCGACCGTCATCCCGGCTCTGCTCGACGGCCGTACGATCCGTGACAAGGGCAACCAGAACCTCGCCTACTTCAACGACGCCACGATCAACGCCGAGATCGACCGGATCAAGGGCCTCAAGGCCACTGAGTCCGCCGCCGAGTGGGCCAAGCTGGACAAGAAGATCATGACGGAGTTCGCGCCGCTGATCCCGCAGTACTACATCGGCAACTACGAGATCCACGGTTCGAAGATCGGCGGGACGTTCCTGAGCGACTCGTACGGTCACATGACCCTCAACACCATGTTCGTCAAGCCGTAA
- the cobF gene encoding precorrin-6A synthase (deacetylating): MRKISVVGIGAGDPDHLTLQAAKTIGRTDVFFLLDKGETKAGLINVRERIIRAYSKPRKRIIEGRDPDRDRNPADYTGTVADWRHRRSLVLEELITENLKDGEIGAILVWGDPALYDSTIAILEEILDRGAVEFEFEVIPGISSVSALAAKHRIGLNRVGQPFQITTGRRLAEGWPDGVDDVVVMLDAQQAFTKHPEAEIYWGAYVSTEDELLASGPVAEVADEIVKTRTEARERHGWIMDTYLLRRP, translated from the coding sequence GTGCGGAAGATATCTGTAGTCGGCATCGGCGCGGGCGACCCGGACCATCTGACCCTTCAGGCGGCCAAGACGATCGGCCGGACCGACGTGTTCTTCCTGCTCGACAAGGGTGAGACCAAAGCCGGCCTGATCAACGTGCGGGAACGGATCATCCGGGCCTACTCGAAGCCGCGCAAACGGATCATCGAAGGGCGGGACCCCGACCGGGACCGGAACCCGGCGGACTACACCGGCACCGTCGCCGACTGGCGGCACCGGCGGTCCCTGGTGCTGGAAGAGTTGATCACCGAGAACCTCAAGGACGGCGAGATCGGTGCCATCCTGGTCTGGGGCGACCCGGCGCTGTACGACTCGACCATCGCGATCCTGGAGGAGATCCTGGACCGTGGGGCAGTCGAGTTCGAGTTCGAGGTGATCCCCGGCATCAGCAGCGTCTCCGCGCTCGCCGCCAAACACCGGATCGGGCTGAACCGGGTCGGGCAGCCGTTCCAGATCACCACCGGACGGCGCCTCGCCGAGGGCTGGCCGGATGGCGTGGACGACGTGGTCGTGATGCTGGACGCGCAGCAGGCTTTCACGAAGCATCCGGAAGCCGAGATCTACTGGGGCGCCTACGTGAGCACCGAGGATGAGCTGCTCGCCTCCGGGCCGGTCGCCGAGGTCGCCGACGAGATCGTCAAGACCCGGACCGAGGCCCGCGAGCGCCACGGCTGGATCATGGACACCTACCTGCTGCGGCGCCCCTGA
- a CDS encoding sensor histidine kinase has translation MRKRLVDTAVAAGVAGVLALIASAELDGHGSGWAYLAAVALGALMLGRRRWARTVLVCTVLGLFTWYAAGLPPIGVAVPVAAALYSAAEAGHRRSACAGAFVALGVSVGFRLREGQDFGYVVLYDGTAHLALMGAAIALGELVRARRRIAALTGRQIEWETERRVHEHNRELSRELHDSIGHALTVAAIQANVARQEAHRSPAATVAALDHVGRALTEALADLRGTVRNLRTVQGPSIEDVEELLKTARAAGFEVHAGLEAVRDPSVAYRLIREAVTNVLRHSAGRRLEIEMRSSGGELLIRVEDDGSPTGPHSASAGVGGTGLAGLRERITVLGGRFDAGPGGLGWRVSAALPTDEPPRPVSRPAPRTDVVTRGVRIAPHEWGTGS, from the coding sequence GTGCGGAAACGGCTGGTGGACACCGCGGTCGCGGCCGGGGTCGCCGGAGTGCTGGCCCTGATCGCCTCGGCCGAGCTGGACGGGCACGGCAGCGGATGGGCCTACCTCGCGGCGGTCGCGCTCGGCGCGCTGATGCTCGGGCGCCGACGGTGGGCCCGGACGGTGCTGGTGTGCACTGTTCTCGGGCTCTTCACCTGGTACGCGGCCGGACTCCCACCGATCGGGGTGGCCGTGCCGGTGGCCGCCGCCCTCTACTCGGCGGCCGAAGCCGGGCACCGCCGCAGCGCCTGCGCCGGGGCGTTCGTGGCACTCGGCGTCTCGGTGGGATTCCGGCTCCGGGAAGGGCAGGACTTCGGGTACGTGGTGCTCTACGACGGAACCGCGCATCTGGCGCTGATGGGCGCCGCGATCGCTCTCGGTGAACTGGTCCGGGCCCGGCGGCGGATCGCGGCACTGACCGGGCGGCAGATCGAATGGGAAACCGAACGGCGCGTCCACGAACACAACCGGGAACTCTCCCGCGAACTGCACGACTCGATCGGGCACGCGCTGACCGTCGCCGCGATCCAGGCGAACGTGGCCCGGCAGGAGGCTCACCGCAGCCCCGCTGCCACGGTCGCCGCTCTCGATCATGTCGGGCGGGCACTGACCGAAGCCCTCGCGGACCTGCGGGGAACGGTGCGGAACCTGCGTACCGTGCAGGGTCCGTCGATCGAGGACGTCGAAGAGCTGCTGAAGACCGCGCGGGCCGCCGGTTTCGAAGTCCACGCCGGACTCGAGGCGGTGCGGGACCCGTCGGTGGCCTACCGGTTGATCAGGGAGGCGGTGACCAACGTGCTGCGGCACTCGGCCGGGCGGCGGCTGGAGATCGAGATGCGCTCATCCGGCGGCGAACTGCTGATCCGCGTCGAGGACGACGGCTCCCCCACCGGCCCGCATTCGGCATCGGCAGGCGTGGGCGGGACCGGTCTGGCGGGGCTTCGGGAGCGGATCACCGTGCTCGGCGGGCGTTTCGACGCCGGACCGGGCGGGCTCGGCTGGCGAGTCAGCGCGGCTCTCCCCACCGACGAGCCGCCCCGACCTGTCAGCCGCCCCGCACCCCGGACCGATGTGGTGACTCGGGGAGTTCGGATCGCACCTCACGAGTGGGGGACGGGATCGTGA